One window of Cohnella hashimotonis genomic DNA carries:
- a CDS encoding ABC transporter permease, with protein sequence MKTAKWMRELPLHLLLLPGLVLVLVYSYVPMLGVVIAFQKFTIFSGWFGSPWIGLDNFRFVLDMPNTGQVIWNTLFIACMKIIAGLFVPIVIALLLNEVTRSFIKRGVQTLIYLPHFLSWVILGGILIDLLSPSEGIVNAMLGKLGIEPIFFLADNRWFPAVLILSDVWKEFGFSTIVYLAAITSVNPTLYEAAVMDGAGRWKQTRHITLPGMMPIIVLMVTLSLGNVLNAGFDQVFNLANPLVYESGDILDTMIYRIAFNDAQYGVATAVGLFKSVVSFLLISVSYWLAYRLANYRIF encoded by the coding sequence ATGAAAACGGCAAAATGGATGAGGGAATTGCCTTTGCACCTGCTGCTCCTGCCCGGCCTCGTCCTGGTGCTCGTGTACAGCTACGTGCCGATGCTGGGCGTCGTGATCGCGTTTCAGAAGTTCACGATTTTCAGCGGCTGGTTCGGCTCGCCGTGGATCGGGCTGGACAACTTCAGGTTCGTGCTGGATATGCCGAACACCGGCCAGGTCATCTGGAACACGCTGTTTATCGCCTGTATGAAAATTATCGCGGGGCTGTTCGTCCCCATCGTCATCGCGCTGCTGCTCAACGAGGTGACCCGCTCGTTCATCAAGCGCGGCGTGCAGACGCTGATCTACCTGCCCCATTTTCTATCCTGGGTTATCCTGGGCGGCATTCTCATCGATCTGCTGTCGCCGTCCGAGGGCATCGTAAACGCCATGCTGGGCAAGCTCGGCATCGAACCGATCTTTTTCCTGGCGGACAATCGCTGGTTCCCGGCGGTGCTGATCCTTTCCGACGTCTGGAAAGAGTTCGGCTTCAGCACGATCGTCTATCTGGCCGCGATCACGAGCGTGAATCCGACGCTGTACGAGGCGGCGGTCATGGACGGAGCCGGACGCTGGAAGCAGACGCGCCATATCACGCTGCCCGGCATGATGCCGATCATCGTGCTCATGGTGACGCTGAGCCTCGGCAACGTGCTGAACGCCGGCTTCGACCAGGTGTTCAACCTGGCCAACCCGCTCGTATACGAGAGCGGAGACATTCTCGACACGATGATCTACCGGATCGCGTTCAACGACGCGCAGTACGGCGTGGCGACGGCCGTCGGCCTGTTCAAGTCCGTCGTGTCCTTCCTGCTCATATCGGTCTCCTATTGGCTGGCCTACCGGCTGGCGAACTATCGCATTTTCTAG
- a CDS encoding DUF6259 domain-containing protein, with translation MNASWSVKWKKTMMTGLAAVMIWAGALAGGGPAAADGPAVTLNASTGALNFTYGTVTLAKGSGTALTGIRHRTLGGGSGLWNDTAVSASTVKKGHTTYGQTWGSGQSLAELETTVATKYDGTLTVSQNADTQAGGISGVQWGLVVPDTYDLIIPVLGGIRLTAESPDAAYGFQQFDYPNIWEAQMFIIQGSGGGMLVHGDDDARFFKSLHVKHENGNFYVGVETYAPAPFAQVRKAVSTGWRLKAYTGDWVNGATLYRTWADKKFDLSKLSKLQPAWAKDVQFTVLTDLEDAQTLNALAQEVEPSQTLLVVPGWREDPYDVDFPDYTPKADIAAKIQAAQALGFKVMLYVNIFGVDPNNPAFASMQPYQVKDPFSLQPVFSEYTAGSSHIKFAQINPASQAWRTLFVGKMAQLVQSLHPDGIHLDQSLLMYNDANGAIDGRNMLQGNIALHRELREQLPSNVALGGESLNEITTRYESFAQRHAYGIFAQTGTWDDSKIDQVVPASSAIFAPYTTIYGHPDHANPLTEDYFIAWHKVVQNRLGAIPMLTRPNYAQVANPSPLMAQLFAEARWYQDNKPQIDFSQWDANSLFAFKTASGKSAKYERDAYGEKLTAYGAGASGGDVGVLRYLYGSDSVTLPGRIPGWYLYDSAKLFGLNPGKTYLYKDELRDQTAFHIDGMPADVAMKSVAVHTNHTVLSLQDLQQPASVDFMNYAGPIRAGEKLADGTVHQTATFFSSTNGFSYTFAQGGTVQHWGDRILAHPPYSGVWQGGHTWLEFDVTLPADRTPTFETGVQLGSEVNVASSDGVTFKVYAWEKAAPAATRPVLSKEQFSHSATPTPVSLDLSSFKGKEVTIRMETHPGTTVDNDSAVWVAPHVALSQTGAARSVDLTLVSPRQLASVASASGLATYTSLGANRYKITAPATDQVYLIYSAGGTVQLPLSLSAQAFDSNLQFEDGSTAPPQDPFGGKVGTGAVLGVQKQGLDAHPPQHGQTRIDYVVTLPSGGAKLTGFAGIKDGAEDSQGVGFRVAVNGSERWSDDLQPGGAWTPFSVSLSAYAGKTVVITLITDSLGDYGYDWAFWGEPKLEALP, from the coding sequence ATGAATGCGAGTTGGAGCGTGAAATGGAAGAAGACGATGATGACGGGGCTTGCGGCCGTCATGATCTGGGCGGGCGCGCTCGCGGGGGGCGGCCCGGCTGCGGCCGACGGTCCCGCCGTGACCTTGAACGCCTCGACGGGCGCTTTGAATTTCACCTACGGCACGGTGACGCTGGCCAAGGGGAGCGGTACTGCGCTGACGGGCATCCGGCACCGGACGCTGGGCGGTGGCAGCGGCTTGTGGAACGACACGGCCGTCTCCGCCTCGACCGTCAAGAAGGGGCATACGACCTACGGACAGACATGGGGCAGCGGCCAGAGCCTGGCCGAGCTCGAGACGACCGTGGCGACCAAGTACGACGGCACGCTCACGGTCAGCCAGAACGCCGATACGCAGGCGGGCGGCATATCGGGCGTCCAGTGGGGACTCGTCGTGCCGGATACGTACGACCTGATCATCCCGGTGCTGGGCGGCATCCGGCTGACAGCCGAATCGCCGGACGCGGCGTACGGCTTCCAGCAGTTCGACTATCCGAACATCTGGGAAGCACAGATGTTTATCATCCAGGGCAGCGGCGGCGGCATGCTCGTCCACGGCGACGACGACGCCCGGTTTTTCAAGTCGCTGCACGTGAAGCACGAGAATGGCAACTTTTACGTCGGCGTGGAGACGTACGCCCCTGCGCCGTTCGCTCAGGTGCGCAAGGCCGTGTCCACCGGCTGGCGGCTGAAGGCTTATACGGGCGATTGGGTGAACGGGGCGACGCTGTACCGGACGTGGGCGGACAAAAAGTTCGACCTGTCCAAGCTGTCGAAGCTGCAGCCCGCATGGGCCAAGGACGTGCAGTTCACCGTGCTGACGGATCTGGAGGACGCGCAGACGCTGAACGCGCTGGCGCAGGAGGTGGAACCGTCTCAGACGCTGCTCGTCGTGCCCGGCTGGCGCGAGGATCCGTACGACGTCGACTTCCCGGACTACACGCCGAAGGCCGATATCGCGGCCAAGATTCAGGCGGCGCAGGCGCTCGGCTTCAAGGTCATGCTGTACGTCAACATTTTCGGCGTCGACCCCAACAATCCGGCGTTCGCGTCGATGCAGCCTTACCAGGTCAAGGATCCTTTCTCGCTCCAACCTGTTTTCTCCGAATATACCGCGGGCTCGAGTCACATCAAGTTCGCGCAGATCAATCCGGCTTCGCAGGCTTGGCGGACGTTGTTCGTCGGCAAAATGGCGCAGCTCGTCCAGTCGCTCCATCCGGACGGCATCCATCTTGACCAGTCGCTGCTCATGTACAACGATGCCAATGGCGCCATCGACGGCCGCAACATGCTGCAGGGCAACATCGCGCTGCACCGCGAGCTGAGAGAGCAGCTTCCATCTAATGTGGCGCTCGGCGGCGAGAGTCTCAACGAGATTACGACCCGGTACGAGTCGTTCGCCCAGCGGCATGCGTACGGCATTTTTGCGCAGACCGGCACCTGGGACGACAGCAAGATCGACCAGGTCGTACCGGCGAGCTCGGCCATCTTCGCGCCTTATACGACCATCTACGGACATCCCGATCATGCGAACCCGCTGACCGAGGACTATTTCATCGCCTGGCACAAGGTCGTCCAGAACCGGCTCGGCGCCATTCCGATGCTCACCCGGCCGAACTACGCGCAAGTCGCGAACCCGTCGCCGCTGATGGCGCAGCTGTTCGCGGAGGCGCGCTGGTACCAGGATAACAAGCCGCAGATCGACTTCAGCCAGTGGGATGCCAATTCGTTGTTCGCTTTCAAGACGGCAAGCGGGAAGTCGGCCAAGTACGAGCGGGACGCCTACGGGGAAAAGCTGACCGCTTACGGGGCCGGGGCCTCGGGCGGGGACGTCGGCGTGCTGCGATATTTGTACGGCTCGGACAGCGTGACGCTGCCGGGACGGATCCCAGGCTGGTATCTGTATGACAGCGCCAAACTTTTCGGGCTGAACCCCGGCAAGACGTATCTATATAAAGATGAACTGCGCGATCAGACGGCTTTCCATATCGACGGGATGCCCGCAGACGTCGCGATGAAGTCGGTCGCCGTCCATACGAATCATACCGTGCTCTCTCTGCAGGACTTGCAGCAGCCGGCGAGCGTCGACTTCATGAACTACGCCGGTCCGATCCGCGCGGGCGAGAAGCTCGCCGACGGTACGGTTCATCAGACGGCAACGTTCTTTTCCTCGACGAACGGATTCTCGTATACGTTTGCGCAAGGCGGGACCGTGCAGCATTGGGGAGATCGCATCCTCGCGCATCCGCCGTACTCGGGCGTGTGGCAGGGCGGACATACATGGCTCGAGTTCGACGTGACGCTGCCCGCGGACCGCACGCCGACGTTCGAGACGGGCGTTCAACTCGGCTCGGAGGTGAACGTGGCGAGCAGCGACGGCGTGACGTTTAAGGTGTATGCCTGGGAAAAGGCGGCGCCCGCCGCCACACGGCCGGTGCTGAGCAAGGAGCAGTTCAGCCACAGCGCGACGCCGACGCCGGTATCGCTGGATCTGTCGTCGTTCAAGGGCAAGGAGGTTACGATCCGCATGGAGACGCATCCGGGCACGACAGTCGACAACGACTCCGCCGTCTGGGTGGCGCCGCATGTTGCGCTGTCGCAGACGGGCGCTGCACGCAGTGTGGATCTGACGCTCGTCAGCCCGCGGCAGCTTGCATCGGTGGCTTCGGCGTCCGGGCTGGCGACGTACACGTCGCTCGGCGCGAACCGCTACAAAATCACGGCACCCGCGACGGATCAAGTGTATCTGATTTATAGCGCGGGCGGGACCGTGCAGCTCCCGCTGTCGCTGTCCGCGCAGGCGTTCGACTCGAATCTGCAGTTCGAGGACGGATCGACGGCGCCGCCGCAGGATCCGTTCGGCGGCAAGGTCGGCACCGGCGCCGTGCTGGGCGTGCAGAAGCAGGGGCTCGACGCGCATCCGCCGCAGCATGGGCAGACGCGCATCGACTACGTCGTGACGCTGCCTTCGGGCGGCGCGAAGCTGACCGGGTTCGCGGGCATCAAGGACGGCGCGGAGGATTCGCAGGGCGTCGGCTTCCGCGTCGCCGTAAATGGCAGCGAGCGCTGGTCCGACGACCTGCAGCCCGGCGGCGCATGGACGCCGTTTAGCGTCTCTCTTTCCGCCTATGCGGGCAAGACCGTCGTCATCACCTTGATTACCGACTCGCTGGGCGATTATGGCTACGACTGGGCTTTCTGGGGAGAGCCGAAGCTGGAGGCGCTGCCTTAA
- a CDS encoding carbohydrate ABC transporter permease, with protein sequence MHHISPARRVFLVANAAFLSLLAVLCFLPLVHVLAVSFSESAAVAAGQVTFWPVDFTLKSYDFIISRPEFMRSFVITLERVLLGTAINMLLTIMIAYPLSKDVRTFRMRTFYVWIFVFTILFAGGLVPWYMTIKYTGLLDSVWALVIPGAVPVFNVILLLNFFRGLPKELEESCFIDGAGHLRTLWTIYVPLSLPGLATVGLFTIVGHWNAWFDGLILMNKPEHYPLSSYLQTIIINFDFSHVKQEDLYKLASISTRTSKAAQIIVGALPILLAYPFLQKYFVKGIVLGSVKE encoded by the coding sequence GTGCATCATATCTCCCCGGCCAGACGAGTGTTTCTAGTAGCGAACGCCGCGTTTCTCAGCTTGCTGGCCGTCTTGTGCTTCCTGCCGCTCGTCCACGTCCTCGCGGTGTCGTTCAGCGAGAGCGCCGCGGTCGCCGCCGGCCAGGTCACGTTCTGGCCGGTCGATTTTACGCTCAAGTCGTACGACTTTATCATCAGCAGGCCCGAGTTCATGCGCTCCTTCGTCATTACGCTCGAGCGGGTGCTGCTCGGTACCGCCATCAACATGCTGCTGACGATCATGATCGCTTATCCGCTGTCCAAGGACGTACGGACGTTTCGGATGCGCACGTTTTACGTCTGGATCTTCGTCTTCACGATTCTTTTCGCAGGCGGACTTGTCCCCTGGTACATGACGATCAAGTATACGGGTCTGCTCGATTCGGTGTGGGCGCTCGTCATTCCCGGCGCGGTCCCCGTGTTCAACGTCATCCTGCTGCTGAATTTCTTCCGCGGCCTGCCCAAAGAGCTGGAGGAGTCGTGCTTCATCGACGGCGCCGGCCATCTGCGCACGCTCTGGACGATCTACGTCCCGCTGTCGCTGCCGGGTCTTGCCACCGTCGGCCTGTTCACGATCGTCGGGCACTGGAACGCCTGGTTCGACGGCCTGATTCTGATGAACAAGCCGGAGCATTATCCGCTGTCCTCCTATTTGCAGACGATCATCATCAACTTCGACTTTTCTCATGTGAAGCAGGAAGACCTGTACAAGCTGGCGTCGATCTCGACCCGCACCTCCAAGGCTGCGCAGATCATCGTCGGCGCGCTGCCGATCCTGCTGGCTTATCCGTTTTTGCAAAAATACTTTGTCAAAGGCATCGTGCTGGGGAGCGTGAAGGAGTAA
- a CDS encoding extracellular solute-binding protein gives MKRNQRIALVCGILACALAATGCSDSGKNAASTEPSGKASGSSAASGTASGTASASASAPTEKGDPFGKYDPPIELHVARAVDQTWTYPKGDSIDNNVWYREYENLLGIKIVHDWTALTSEYNRKLNVSIASGSLPELFSVSASQLKQLADAGQLEDLTGVYEQYASDHTKELQHGDGGAALASATFNGKLLAIPVVNAPIYEPNLLWIRTDWLKKLNLSEPKTLDDVLKIAEAFTKQDPDGNGKPDTYGLAVNNYLYGPITSITGLSNAFHAYPQTWVKDASGKVVYGSTQPEMKQTLAKLQEMYKAGELDREFGVKDGTKVAEDIAANKFGMAFGANWNPYVFLDAVKKNPGMDWMPFPVPSVDGTPTKANVGFSASGYVVVRKGAKHPEAAIKMLNLHEEVVHGSRRNEGQFITVEENGERINTSPMSLVQSGVSDQGVLESLTLLRKAIENEDESLLKDALTETDKYGPTVDYLKTGNIENWAVAHQYFGFVTTMDNYTGDRLLMTAFGGQTPTMTDKWATLDKLEKETFTKIIMGAASVDEFDTFVADWNKLGGEAILKEINDWLSAQK, from the coding sequence TTGAAAAGAAATCAACGAATCGCGCTCGTCTGCGGCATCCTGGCTTGCGCGCTTGCGGCGACCGGCTGCAGCGACTCGGGCAAAAACGCGGCAAGCACCGAGCCGTCGGGCAAGGCGAGCGGCTCGTCTGCCGCATCCGGCACTGCGTCAGGCACGGCGTCGGCGTCCGCATCGGCGCCGACGGAGAAGGGGGATCCGTTCGGCAAGTACGACCCGCCGATCGAGCTCCACGTCGCCCGGGCCGTCGACCAGACCTGGACCTATCCGAAGGGCGACAGCATCGACAACAATGTCTGGTACCGCGAGTACGAGAATCTGCTTGGCATCAAGATCGTACACGACTGGACCGCGCTGACGAGCGAGTACAACCGCAAGCTGAACGTCTCGATCGCCTCCGGCAGCCTGCCCGAGCTGTTCTCCGTATCGGCCAGCCAGCTCAAGCAGCTCGCGGACGCCGGCCAGCTCGAGGACCTGACGGGTGTCTACGAGCAGTACGCCTCCGACCATACGAAGGAGCTGCAGCACGGCGACGGCGGCGCGGCGCTGGCATCGGCAACTTTTAACGGCAAGCTGCTGGCCATCCCGGTCGTCAACGCGCCGATCTACGAGCCGAATCTGCTGTGGATCCGCACGGACTGGCTCAAGAAGCTGAATCTGTCCGAGCCGAAGACGCTGGACGATGTGCTTAAGATTGCGGAAGCGTTTACGAAGCAGGATCCGGACGGCAACGGCAAGCCCGACACTTACGGCCTGGCGGTCAACAACTACTTGTACGGCCCGATCACCTCGATCACGGGGCTGTCCAACGCCTTCCACGCCTACCCGCAAACGTGGGTGAAGGACGCTTCGGGCAAGGTCGTCTACGGCTCGACGCAGCCGGAGATGAAGCAGACGCTGGCCAAGCTGCAGGAAATGTACAAGGCAGGCGAGCTCGACCGGGAATTCGGCGTCAAGGACGGCACCAAGGTCGCGGAGGATATCGCCGCCAACAAGTTCGGCATGGCGTTCGGTGCGAACTGGAACCCGTACGTTTTCCTCGACGCCGTCAAGAAAAATCCGGGCATGGACTGGATGCCGTTTCCCGTGCCATCCGTCGACGGCACCCCGACCAAAGCGAACGTAGGCTTCTCTGCCAGCGGCTACGTCGTCGTGCGCAAGGGAGCCAAGCATCCGGAAGCGGCCATTAAAATGCTGAACCTGCACGAGGAGGTCGTGCACGGTTCGCGCCGCAATGAAGGACAGTTCATTACCGTCGAAGAGAACGGAGAACGAATCAATACGTCTCCGATGTCGCTCGTGCAGTCCGGCGTCTCCGACCAAGGCGTGCTGGAGTCGCTGACCCTACTGCGCAAAGCGATCGAGAACGAGGACGAGAGCCTGCTGAAGGATGCGCTGACGGAGACCGACAAGTATGGTCCGACGGTCGACTACCTCAAGACGGGCAATATCGAAAACTGGGCGGTCGCCCACCAGTACTTCGGCTTCGTGACCACGATGGACAATTACACCGGCGACCGGTTGCTCATGACGGCGTTCGGCGGACAGACGCCGACGATGACCGACAAGTGGGCGACGCTCGACAAGCTGGAGAAGGAGACGTTCACGAAGATCATCATGGGCGCCGCTTCGGTCGACGAATTCGATACGTTCGTGGCGGACTGGAACAAGCTCGGCGGCGAGGCGATCCTGAAGGAGATCAACGACTGGCTGAGCGCGCAGAAGTAG
- a CDS encoding glycoside hydrolase family 32 protein, with translation MSDFFYRPADGVLADVIPFYEDGEFKLLYLKDWRDKENFGEGTPWFLLGTKDFVNYTEYGEVLPRGGESEQDLYIYTGCILKVGELYHIFYTGNNFHYPAQGKLQQAVMHATSTDLLHWTKLPEDAFYAPADRYEQHDWRDPFVFWNEEAGEYWMLLAARLKEGPSRRRGCVALCASKDLSGWEVREPFWAPSLYTTHECPDLFRMGDWWYLVYSTFSDRTVTHYRMSKSLAGPWLAPENDTFDNRAFYAAKTWTDGERRYAFGWNPTREGEHDEGTWQWGGNLVVHELAQQADGSLTVRMPETVRAAMTRRAEIALREVVGRWEIGGEGEGISGGASATSIRAADAGESSEAAGVCTAAAEAPDSFAAAAAASLPSRCRLSATVTFGADTRGCGVLLRTDAALDRGYMIRLEPGRQRLVFDRWPRKGDVPFEVGLERPVALTPGVACRLDVVIDGTVCEVYVDDTVAMSARLYDHREGGWGLFVSEGSASFETVLLEP, from the coding sequence ATGAGCGACTTTTTTTACCGGCCGGCGGACGGCGTGCTGGCGGACGTCATCCCGTTCTACGAGGACGGCGAGTTCAAGCTGCTGTATCTGAAGGATTGGCGCGACAAGGAAAACTTCGGCGAAGGGACGCCCTGGTTTCTGCTAGGGACGAAGGACTTCGTAAACTATACCGAATACGGCGAGGTGCTGCCGAGAGGCGGCGAGTCGGAGCAGGATCTGTACATTTATACTGGCTGCATCCTGAAGGTCGGCGAGCTCTATCATATTTTTTACACGGGCAACAACTTCCATTATCCCGCCCAGGGCAAGCTCCAGCAGGCGGTCATGCATGCGACCAGCACCGACCTGCTTCACTGGACCAAGCTTCCGGAGGACGCCTTCTATGCGCCCGCCGACCGCTACGAGCAGCATGACTGGCGCGATCCGTTCGTCTTCTGGAACGAGGAGGCCGGCGAGTACTGGATGCTGCTGGCCGCGCGGCTTAAGGAGGGACCGAGCCGGAGAAGGGGTTGCGTCGCGCTGTGCGCCTCGAAGGATCTGAGCGGCTGGGAGGTGCGCGAGCCGTTCTGGGCGCCGTCGCTGTATACGACGCACGAATGTCCGGATCTGTTCCGGATGGGGGACTGGTGGTACCTCGTGTACTCGACGTTCTCGGATCGCACGGTCACGCACTACCGGATGAGCAAGTCGCTGGCGGGGCCCTGGCTGGCGCCGGAGAACGACACGTTCGACAACCGGGCGTTCTATGCTGCAAAAACGTGGACCGACGGCGAGCGGCGCTATGCGTTCGGCTGGAACCCGACGCGGGAGGGCGAGCACGACGAAGGCACCTGGCAGTGGGGCGGCAACCTGGTCGTGCACGAGCTCGCGCAGCAGGCCGACGGCTCGCTGACGGTGCGGATGCCCGAGACGGTGCGGGCGGCGATGACGCGGCGGGCGGAGATTGCGCTGCGCGAGGTCGTGGGCAGGTGGGAGATTGGCGGGGAAGGCGAGGGGATAAGCGGGGGGGCGAGCGCGACATCGATTCGAGCGGCGGATGCCGGCGAGAGTAGCGAAGCTGCGGGCGTATGCACGGCTGCCGCAGAAGCGCCGGATTCGTTCGCGGCTGCCGCTGCGGCATCGCTGCCTTCCCGATGCAGGCTGTCGGCGACCGTGACCTTCGGGGCGGACACGCGCGGCTGCGGCGTGCTGCTGCGGACGGACGCAGCGCTGGACCGGGGCTACATGATCCGTCTCGAACCCGGGCGGCAGCGCCTCGTCTTCGACCGCTGGCCGAGAAAGGGAGACGTTCCCTTCGAGGTCGGTCTCGAGCGTCCGGTCGCGTTGACGCCGGGCGTCGCCTGCCGGCTCGACGTCGTGATCGACGGCACGGTTTGCGAGGTGTACGTGGACGACACGGTCGCGATGAGCGCGCGGCTGTACGACCACCGAGAGGGGGGATGGGGGCTGTTCGTGAGCGAAGGCAGCGCAAGCTTCGAAACCGTATTGCTTGAACCGTAA
- a CDS encoding extracellular solute-binding protein, whose product MENNQRKALMSGLLACAIAATGCSDGGNNAVNAEPSGKETGSASATAGNADPFGKYDPPIELHIARAVDQTWTYPQGDSIDDNVWYREYEKLLGVKIVHDWTALTGEYNRKLNVSIASGSLPEVFSVSASQLKQLADAGQLEDLTDVYEKYASDHTKKLQGGDGGAALASATFNGKLLAIPVVNAPFFESNLLWVRTDWLKKLNLSEPRTLDDVFKIAEAFTRRDPDGNGKDDTYGLAVNNYLYGPITSITGLSNAFHAYPQTWLKDDAGKVVYGSTQPEMKQTLAKLQEMYKAGQIDREFGVKDSNKVAEDIAAGKSGMAFGAFWNPAVLVDAVRKNPGMEWKSYAVSAVDGALVKANVGFSASGYTVVRKGAKHPEAVVKMLNLFEELVHGSRRDEGQFITVVENGSSINTSRLAVVQSGVSNEGAIDSIDLLRQAVNNEDASLLKDAVTATDFYQPTVDYRKDKKIENWTMAHQFQGLEVLLDNYTGDRLLMTAFGGQTPTMTEKWATLDKLEKEMFTKIVMGAASVGEFDAFVADWNKLGGADILKEINEWLDSQKG is encoded by the coding sequence TTGGAGAACAATCAACGAAAGGCGCTCATGAGCGGCTTGCTGGCTTGCGCAATCGCAGCGACGGGCTGCAGCGACGGCGGCAATAACGCGGTTAACGCGGAGCCGTCGGGCAAGGAGACGGGCTCGGCATCGGCAACGGCCGGCAATGCCGATCCGTTCGGCAAGTACGATCCCCCGATTGAGCTCCATATCGCGCGGGCCGTCGATCAGACCTGGACTTATCCGCAAGGCGACAGCATCGACGACAATGTCTGGTACCGCGAGTACGAGAAGCTGCTCGGCGTCAAGATCGTGCACGACTGGACGGCGCTGACGGGCGAGTACAACCGCAAGCTGAACGTCTCGATCGCATCGGGAAGCCTGCCTGAGGTATTCTCCGTATCGGCGAGCCAGCTCAAGCAATTGGCGGACGCCGGACAATTGGAAGATCTCACGGATGTATACGAGAAATACGCTTCCGACCATACGAAGAAGCTTCAGGGGGGAGACGGGGGCGCGGCGCTCGCTTCCGCCACGTTTAACGGTAAACTGTTGGCCATTCCGGTCGTTAACGCGCCTTTCTTCGAATCGAATCTTTTGTGGGTGCGCACGGACTGGCTGAAAAAGCTGAATCTGTCCGAGCCGAGGACGCTGGACGACGTGTTCAAAATCGCGGAAGCGTTTACGAGGCGGGATCCGGACGGCAACGGCAAGGACGACACGTACGGCCTGGCGGTCAACAACTATCTGTACGGCCCGATCACCTCGATCACCGGGCTGTCCAACGCCTTCCACGCTTACCCGCAGACCTGGTTGAAGGACGACGCGGGCAAGGTCGTCTACGGCTCGACGCAGCCGGAGATGAAGCAGACGCTGGCCAAGCTGCAGGAGATGTACAAGGCCGGCCAGATCGATCGCGAATTCGGCGTCAAGGACAGCAACAAAGTGGCCGAGGATATCGCGGCCGGCAAGTCCGGGATGGCATTCGGCGCCTTCTGGAATCCGGCGGTGCTCGTCGATGCCGTCCGCAAGAATCCGGGCATGGAATGGAAGTCGTATGCCGTGTCCGCCGTGGACGGCGCCTTGGTCAAAGCCAACGTCGGCTTCTCGGCAAGCGGATATACCGTCGTGCGCAAAGGCGCAAAGCATCCTGAAGCAGTCGTTAAAATGCTTAATCTTTTCGAAGAGCTCGTACACGGCTCAAGAAGGGATGAAGGTCAGTTCATCACGGTCGTAGAGAACGGGAGCAGCATCAACACAAGCCGGCTGGCCGTCGTGCAGTCGGGCGTCTCCAACGAAGGAGCGATCGATTCAATCGACTTGCTGAGACAAGCCGTAAACAACGAGGACGCCAGTCTTTTGAAAGACGCCGTGACCGCCACGGATTTCTATCAACCGACGGTCGATTACAGGAAAGACAAAAAAATAGAGAATTGGACGATGGCCCACCAGTTCCAGGGTCTGGAGGTTCTCCTGGATAACTATACGGGAGATCGGCTGCTCATGACCGCGTTCGGCGGCCAGACGCCGACGATGACGGAAAAATGGGCGACATTGGACAAGTTGGAAAAGGAAATGTTCACGAAAATCGTGATGGGCGCCGCGTCCGTCGGCGAGTTCGACGCTTTCGTTGCCGATTGGAACAAACTTGGCGGAGCGGACATTCTTAAGGAGATCAACGAATGGCTCGATTCCCAGAAGGGGTGA